Proteins encoded by one window of Vicia villosa cultivar HV-30 ecotype Madison, WI unplaced genomic scaffold, Vvil1.0 ctg.000109F_1_1, whole genome shotgun sequence:
- the LOC131624241 gene encoding uncharacterized protein LOC131624241 gives MSQIAQKLANAQPQGALPSGTVTNPREHQNVNVISTRSLRRSKPEEKNEIEYDIIEVDLEVRENKKVPEEVIQPVKPTEEKREKELTPLIKLPYPSRVAKKDQKEQDFEKFATYFKKLESNIPFFDALEKMPMYRKFMKEVISRKKPTRGEGVVKKEKCCAISPEKRIPIKQKDPGSVAIPCTIKNRTFIKVLIDSGASVSLMSLSTFKKLGIEKVQTVCLLRGEKRLEKRIQIVEESGV, from the exons atgagtcagatagcacaaaAACTCGCCAATGCTCAACCACAAGGTGCCTTACCTAGTGGAACGGTTACAAACCCAAGGGAGCATCAGAATGTGAATGTCATCTCAACAAGAAGTCTGAGGAGatcaaaaccagaagaaaaaaatgaaatcgaGTATGATATCATCGAAGTAGATCTTGAAGTGCGTGAAAATAAGAAAGTGCCAGAGGAGGTGATACAACCTGTGAAGCCAActgaagagaaaagagaaaaagagctGACACCATTGATTAAGTTGCCGTATCCTTCTCGAGTAGCAAAGAAGGACCAAAAAGagcaagactttgagaagtttgccacatacttcaaaaagttagagaGCAATATTCCGTTCTTTGATGCACTCGAGAAAATGCCAATGTACAGGAAGTTCATGAAGGAAGTGATATCTAGAAAGAAACCAACAAGGGGTGAAGGGGTAGTTAAGAAGGAGAAATGTTGTGCAATCTCACCAGAGAAGAGAATACCAATCAAGCAAAAAGACCCTGGATCAGTTGCAATACCGTGCACGATAAAAAACAGAACTTTCATAAAGGTTCTAATTGATTCGGGTGCTAGTGTGAGCTTAATGTCGTTATCTACCTTCAAAAAGCTCGGTATTGAAAAG GTACAAACAGTGTGTCTTTTGCGAGGCGAGAAGCGGTTAGAGAAAAGAATTCAAATTGTGGAAgagtcaggggtctga